GAAGGCGACGAAGCTATTATCGCCAACCCGACTTTTTCCGAATATACATTTGCGACCCAACTTATGGGCGGGAAATGCGTGTATGTTGATCTAAAGGATTTCCGTTATGATCTCCCGGCCATGGCGGATCGTATTACTGATCGAACTAAATTGATATTTGTGTGTAATCCTAACAATCCCACCGGTACCATTGTAACTGCCTCGGAAGTAGAAGATTTTATGCGGCGAGTACCAGAAGAAGTGATAGTTGTATTTGATGAAGCCTACTGGGAGTATGTTACCAGTGAAGATTACCCGGATACTTTGGAATACGTCAAAAAGGGAAAGAAAAACGTTATTATTTTACGGACATTTTCTAAAGTATACGGGTTAGCCGGGTTGAGAATAGGGTACGGAATGGCCAATTCGGAATTGATCGAATGGATCAACCGGGCACGGGAGCCTTTTAACGTAAATTCCATTGCCCAGGCTGCAGCGTTGGCTGCTTTGGAAGACCAGGTACATGTTCGTAAGAGCATTAACATAAACAACGAAAGCAAGGAATGGTTATATCGGAAATTGGAAGAAATTGGTTTATCATATGTACCTACTGAAGCCAACTTTATGTTAATCAATGTGAAACACGATTCGCGCCAGGTTTTTCAGAAACTGTTAGAGCGGGGGGTAATTGTTCGAACGGGAGATATATTTGGGCTTGATCAATACATTCGGGTAACGATTGGAACCTTGAACCAGAATGAGCGGTTTATTGAGGCCCTACAAGAAGTCTTGAAGGAGTTAGAACAATAATGAGGAGGCATAAGCCTCCTTGATTTTTTTTATATTCCTAAAATTTGTCGTATTTGCTTGGCATGAGAGCGACTTACCGGCACTTCACTTTTTTCTTCGTCATCTACTATTAGGATAAGTGTACCGTTATACAAAGGAATTATTTCCCTGGTTTTTTGAATATTAACTAGATAAGAACGGTGGCAGCGGAAAAAGAGGTTAGAATCAAGACGCTTTTCCAACTCTTTTAGCGTAAAACGAGTTAGATATTTTGTATTATAGGTTTTGATAAAACAATAATCATTATTAGCACTAATAAATACAATATCTTTCTTTTCCAGCAAAATAGTTTTGCCTTTATGTTCTACAGGGATAAGTCCTAGAGAACGGGTGTCATTTTTGGACTTGTCCGGTACGGGTGAAGAAGATGAAGGTTGAATACGTTCCTGGATTTTTTTGATGGCCTTGTCGAGACGCTTGGGGTCAATGGGTTTGAGGATGTAATCCACTGCGTCTACGCCGAAGGCTTCTAACGCATATTGATCATGGGCTGTTATAAAAACTACGTAAGGAGATTTACCGTTTCTTATTTGCAGTTGGCGGCCCAATTCCAGGCCACTTCCCCCAGGCATGTCTATGTCTAAAAATACTACGGAGTAATCAACTGCGTTTATCAATTCCATTGCTTCTCTGGCGTTAGCAGCTTCTCCGACGATTTGAATATTATCATATTTCTCCAGTAAGTATCTTAATTCTTTACGAGCAGGGTATT
This portion of the Calderihabitans maritimus genome encodes:
- the hisC gene encoding histidinol-phosphate transaminase, which translates into the protein MSKLKSLVREAIEEIKPYVPGKPIEEVERELGITNVIKLASNENPLGPSPEAVEAMRNMAEKVHMYPDGNCYYLKRRLASMFGLTKNNFIIGNGSDEILKLIAETFIKEGDEAIIANPTFSEYTFATQLMGGKCVYVDLKDFRYDLPAMADRITDRTKLIFVCNPNNPTGTIVTASEVEDFMRRVPEEVIVVFDEAYWEYVTSEDYPDTLEYVKKGKKNVIILRTFSKVYGLAGLRIGYGMANSELIEWINRAREPFNVNSIAQAAALAALEDQVHVRKSININNESKEWLYRKLEEIGLSYVPTEANFMLINVKHDSRQVFQKLLERGVIVRTGDIFGLDQYIRVTIGTLNQNERFIEALQEVLKELEQ
- a CDS encoding LytR/AlgR family response regulator transcription factor, producing MVLRALIVDDEYPARKELRYLLEKYDNIQIVGEAANAREAMELINAVDYSVVFLDIDMPGGSGLELGRQLQIRNGKSPYVVFITAHDQYALEAFGVDAVDYILKPIDPKRLDKAIKKIQERIQPSSSSPVPDKSKNDTRSLGLIPVEHKGKTILLEKKDIVFISANNDYCFIKTYNTKYLTRFTLKELEKRLDSNLFFRCHRSYLVNIQKTREIIPLYNGTLILIVDDEEKSEVPVSRSHAKQIRQILGI